gcccgctgcgaacttgatgatgccctctgcatttgatattacatggatgacgtcattttacttactgcgcatcctttctgcgcataacaaattgtcgttcgcttgtacttgctactatcgctgcgaaacgtcatgcagagctgtcaccggcacagttagacgatattttgatgcaagtaaacagcaaacgaacgaaaatggcaacaaggaatgcaatttctgtgttcagcgactatgcaagcaacaaatttggatacgcgactgaggagatcggcaaactttcagcggcaaccctagatttggcactgacaacattttacgctgaggtccggactcatgcagaaaggcgaactgtactcgaagaagtttgttcggtgtaataaaataataacacatgagagcgagggcaagatcacgatttttttgcctgccctcgggctggtggtcatgatcgaaatattgatgatgcccgagccgtaggtgagggcatcatcaatatttcgatcatgaccaccatcccttgggcaggcaataaatcgtgatcttgccctcgctctcatgtgttattatttatagtatttcaaagaaaacagtctatatctgttaattgccctccctaatccccttcattaatttgttctgccgatcgccaacgcgggggcttatcgccctgaccaaatacctcggtagcagctcataaggtagtagacgaCTCGGATTAGgcctactaccttatgagctgcactagactaaaatttaaccaTCAAAATCAATGGGTTGTATTTTTTATGTGTATATTGCCTTTTGACAAAGCGTTGTAAGGGGGGAATTGTGTAAATAAAATTGGTGAGTTTTTCGAGGGTACACAGTACGCTCGTGGGTGTGACGACCACCGCATACCGCATATAAACCGAAAATATTTATACTTCCCTTTTGCGCCCTCTTCAGATACTGTGACCGAAGGGCAGGAGCTGAACAACGCCCTCATTCGAGAATCCATCGATGTTGGACGCAATGCTGTGGATAGGGCTATCATGGAAACTAGGAATGCAATGCTGTCTGGGAGAGCGAAAACTTCCAATGATTTGTTGAAACTCTTCAGGTTTCCAACTGCCGAGACCGTCGAAATGGCCCGGGCAGAAGAAATATTTCACGCCGCACTGGAGATCATCCGTGATCGTGATTGGGAAGACTTTAGACCCGGCAAGCACCAAATACGTAGGTTGCACTATTAGAAGGTCTCAAAGTTTTGATGTCCTTTCTTGACATGTACAACTCCTGGAGATGTTGCCTCCATGCAAGACTGAGAAAATAATTCATGCGTTCCGAAACAAAAACCCCCaagtgatatatatattatatatatatattaatatatatatatatatatatatatatatatatatatatatatttaatatatatatattatataagcAATCGATAACTtagatatatttttatttacataaaatCCGCCTAGTCTTAGGACAGAAGTAAGACAACATTTTACAGCTTTTTGAAATCCCCATGCACTTGCCTCATAACCTTCTTATAATTGTCATGGCCCATAATATAAATGCTTTAAGACAGAATCAAATCGGTAACATATATGTGCATTCGGACGATACATTTTTACGATACATTTTTGCCATACTtgttgggactcattttgaagttggTGGAGTATCGAAAGTTTTCCCCCGgcttatttttcatattttcaacgaCTCAGAGACTCAATAGCTGGGTTAGAATTATCGACGCCGCGCTGCAATCTCTGCCTGGAAATTGTAGTTGCAGAGCAAACAAAGCCATGCAAAATTTATCTATGATACTCGTTTTTACGCTAATATTGCtgattttggtatttttaggggctttaaatttaatattctcgctttttttttcttcagataCCCCTCCTCATCTCACGGACAGCCAAATAAGGGATATAATAACTTTATCTGGATGCACTGACTTCATGGATGACATAACGTGCGATGACGTATGCCAGCATTCAAAATATCGTACCCCCGATGGAACGTGTAATAATCTTGAAAAGACGACACAGGGGGCCTCATTGACCCCATTTTCCCGTCTCCTCGATCCAATTTACGAGGACCACTTCAACAACCCGAGAGGATGGCGGGACACCAGGGGGCGCCAACCGTCTTTACCAAGTCCTCGCTTGGTGTCCACCGTTGTCGGATCGACCCACACAGTAACAAACGATGATGACCTGAGCAACTTTGTGATGCTTTGGGGTCAGTTTCTTGATCATGACCTTGACCTCACTCCACAGAGTCCAAGTTCAGTGGCTTTCAAGGACGGCGTTAAATGTAGTGACACTTGCGAAAATAGCGCCCCCTGTTTTTCCATACCCGTGCCTGCGGGTGATCCTCGCATCAATGGAGAATGCATTGAATTTATAAGATCGAGTGCGGTGTGCGGAACTGGTTACAAGACTGCCTCTGGTAGGCCGGTACCTCGACAACAAGTAAATGCCATTACATCATACATAGACGCTTCACAGATCTACGGCAGTTCAAGGACGCGAGCAGACAGTTTGCGAGCATTTGACGGAAAGGGAAGCCTAGAAGTCAACGATGACACGGAACTTCCGAGTGGGCGCCCTCTCTTACCTTACGACCCTGTTTCACCGATGGCTTGTATCAGTGACAGCAGTTCTCAAGAAATCCCATGTTTTATCGCCGGTGACGGGAGAGCCAATGAGCAAATCGGTCTTATCAGTGTACACACACTCTTTCTCAGAGAACACAATCGTATCAGTGATAGGTTGTCACAGATCAATCCACACTGGGACGACACAACCCTGTACCAGGAAGCACGGAAAATCATGGGTGCACAGATGCAACACATTgtttatgaacaatatttacccAAAGTTTTGGGGCCTGAGGGTATGGATCAAATGGGCTCTTACCAGGGGTATGATCCATCTATAGATGCTTCCATTGCTAATGTCTTCGCAACGGCTGCGTTCAGGTTCGGCCACGGCACTGTCAGGCCAGTCGTTGCCCGACTGGATGAAAACTTGAACCCAATTCCAGAGGGAAATCTCCCTCTACACCTTGCCTTCTTTCAACCTTGGAGGATTGTGGAACAAGGCGGCATCGACCCTATCCTCCGAGGAACGTTCGCCAAGCCTGCCAAGCAACTTCTACCAGATGAGATCATGACAGACGAGTTGACAGAACGTCTTTTTGAAATGGCCAATACTGTCGCGCTAGACCTGATGGCCCTGAACATCCAGCGCGGTCGCGATCACGGCTTGCCTTCCTACACATCGTGGCGTCGGCATTGTGGTCTGAGCAGCGGAAATACATTCAACCGCTTCAGGCAAGAGATCTCCAACCAAGACGTCCTGGACAAACTTGCAGAGGTTTACGATAAACCAGGAGATGTAGATCTTTTCATCGGCGCCATGGCAGAAGACCCTCTTCCAGGCGGCGTACTCGGCCCAACATTCACATGTCTGCTGGCAACCCAGTTCAAGAACACCAGAGCAGGTGATAGGTAAATAtgataagggagcattcgttatttacggggaggggggtggaaatcagggggggttgacttttacaaaaccgctttttagggggggtcaaattttacaatcaatgattgaaggggggttcaaattttacaaaggtttgtattgagttatggaaaacaaaattgactttggaatttcaccgaaatgttgcttgtgtaaccgatgtttcgagacggcagaataataaccgaccgaagctcagccaaatttatttctctagcagggccaacaagtccgagactggcgttaacctctctagagcagcaacagagcatgtagccctgagtacaggtctgtgtgttcctggcgtagacggcctccaccacagccctgcaacggtgtgtggagataactggggtctctgcagcgagattcaaaatggggatctccatgggtaaacaatttgtcgagtatgttatgtttcagaaaatgagcggttttggacgttaggagaagtcaatcgcatcttttcttgGATTGGTTAgaaggtaaaggtaggcagggaaaggatttttgccccaatagagcagaatttcggccaaaaagatcctttagtcttcattgcggtccagatccaggccgcagagacctcaagtctgttcaaagaccattgcagggctttggtagaggccatataatgctgggaaaacacgtgcacacacctgtacgcagggctacacagcatggggcatgaaatgaggaaccaacacacagtcatataacaaacaacttctgtatattactatattgtgccaaatatcggggtctacatataaaatagtaaaaccgtacttcaaaactataaatattactccatggtaacagtaaccgtactgatcgacctcccgacggcaggagtcgaacacactttcagaacaaaactctgttcaaaccctttctaaatgcttaacaatttctatggaaaacttaacgttaccgcagaggtacctcagacttgaccacgcggctgggaaacacaaatagttcacacgcgactttaactaatgttcgatgatgagcacaattgtaagtcccgtgtaatgtctgcacatgaaagtcggcgacaacacacgcaattcactgctaagcagcgtccagttcagctaccacaggagcagccatcttagatcttttgtttacttccggtcgggacatgccgagctaatctgaagtcttcctctgctaactgtgcgcatcgacaaaagttcagtggaacgatcataaataatgttctcatgacaatctcagacatctgactgaactcataaatggaataaagttcacagttaacacacaatttgctgcagaaagatcagctttcaacttgtggtgatattatcatcttagcgtgccagtgcgtatattgcaaatatacggcacggctttcacttgtgtgagcaatgttcgttccatcgactaaagtagaggatggcgtagggtttaaatagaccttttcccggttatcccacaatgcattgcagtgaTGTTATCAAACAGCGTATATAAGCTCATAACAGCGAAAACATGTTGCTTTGTtttgtacaacggattgttatagaagaatgacacaaatttgcaatgccaaataatgcccCGTGTATAATCTACCCATCAGCAACGAAAATATAGGCCTgggtgtaatctgccatagagttctatgagtaacgtaccctgcgtgtaccctaATGCTAAGAAGTTCTATGCGTAATGTACACTTGGTATACCCTTGCGCGCAccgcatcatggaaccggtaaaacaactataaacagtccgatccgcataaaattcgatctctgccactcaccagtttctttacatatctgctgacttgagtaagactcaaaatagagaaatatctgacttaaaaagcacacgctgacactcaaaccttccagtgccagtgcagcatgcaccgtaaaacactctctggaaagttcccgttttggactccctaggtatacagtgataacacacaagaactcctaggcaaaatagaaaatacacaggtcctccatacataatctatgagaagctatgaataatttcttttaaatacaaaactagctaaatctgtgtatttatagactcttgattattgatattaatgtacttgataagactagggtagttaccagtgcatgtgtgagcaagaaatttgattttggaatttcaccgaattgttaattcactatcttgtcagaggaaactatgaataattttttccattacaaaactagttaaatctgtgtatttatgtacgcttgattattgatattaatttacttgattagactagggtggtaacaagtggatgtttgtgcaagaaatttgattttggaatgtcaccgaaatgtagattcactatcttgtctatatggaaactatgaataatttttttccaatataaaactaggt
The DNA window shown above is from Ptychodera flava strain L36383 chromosome 5, AS_Pfla_20210202, whole genome shotgun sequence and carries:
- the LOC139133411 gene encoding peroxidasin-like, which codes for MALCQIFLYPLVVVTLLYTDTVTEGQELNNALIRESIDVGRNAVDRAIMETRNAMLSGRAKTSNDLLKLFRFPTAETVEMARAEEIFHAALEIIRDRDWEDFRPGKHQIHTPPHLTDSQIRDIITLSGCTDFMDDITCDDVCQHSKYRTPDGTCNNLEKTTQGASLTPFSRLLDPIYEDHFNNPRGWRDTRGRQPSLPSPRLVSTVVGSTHTVTNDDDLSNFVMLWGQFLDHDLDLTPQSPSSVAFKDGVKCSDTCENSAPCFSIPVPAGDPRINGECIEFIRSSAVCGTGYKTASGRPVPRQQVNAITSYIDASQIYGSSRTRADSLRAFDGKGSLEVNDDTELPSGRPLLPYDPVSPMACISDSSSQEIPCFIAGDGRANEQIGLISVHTLFLREHNRISDRLSQINPHWDDTTLYQEARKIMGAQMQHIVYEQYLPKVLGPEGMDQMGSYQGYDPSIDASIANVFATAAFRFGHGTVRPVVARLDENLNPIPEGNLPLHLAFFQPWRIVEQGGIDPILRGTFAKPAKQLLPDEIMTDELTERLFEMANTVALDLMALNIQRGRDHGLPSYTSWRRHCGLSSGNTFNRFRQEISNQDVLDKLAEVYDKPGDVDLFIGAMAEDPLPGGVLGPTFTCLLATQFKNTRAGDRFWYENDGVFTAAQLAEIKKQSIARVICDNTDIDQVQADVFLNPTTEKPLLDCSQIDGMDLTAWTHDSHSHTTPSVTCPADVTTRGNRKGAVVTWDDPTATDSHGNSFGVTCSHTSGSRFPRGITTVTCSTWGSSENCASCSFYITVGKNSEV